A genomic stretch from Oscillospiraceae bacterium includes:
- the ytvI gene encoding sporulation integral membrane protein YtvI: protein MSLTDERKKSFILTCLFWTVVIGMLFVLFKYVLPWILPFLIGFSLASIANFFAKKLLKLVKIPLKLGSAIVTLLVLIIFAAITTLLGYEIYKQIAKFITDRVIEGDLVSQITLTFSNLIAKIPEKFQSSANSLVVSFVSGFGSTLTKFVTSAVGAAPGISLGTVITIIASFIFSGDYGRVTDFIKLQLPDRIKQIIPGLNTSMKTSLGKLFRAYLLIILITFTELTIGLTILGEPYAIAIAAITAFIDILPVFGTGFILWPWAVISLINGRYLFALGLMILYFVILIIRQIIEPKLVGQSIEVHPIVTLMAMYIGAKIMGGIGFFVFPISIVIIKNLQDNGYISLWKPLPKSDSLLEKIGKRRTKKPPIKPEDGDKNQ, encoded by the coding sequence GTGAGTCTCACCGACGAACGCAAAAAGAGTTTTATTCTCACCTGTCTGTTCTGGACGGTTGTGATCGGTATGCTCTTTGTGCTGTTCAAATATGTCCTCCCATGGATTCTGCCGTTTCTGATCGGCTTTTCGTTGGCTTCGATCGCCAATTTTTTCGCAAAGAAACTGTTGAAACTGGTCAAAATACCGTTGAAACTCGGTTCTGCGATTGTGACGTTGCTGGTGCTGATTATCTTTGCGGCGATTACGACTCTGCTTGGATATGAGATCTACAAACAAATCGCAAAATTTATCACCGACCGGGTCATCGAAGGTGATTTGGTCAGTCAAATCACACTCACCTTCTCCAACCTGATCGCAAAAATCCCCGAGAAATTTCAATCCTCAGCCAATTCTCTGGTTGTCAGTTTTGTCTCGGGATTTGGTTCTACCCTGACTAAATTTGTCACCAGTGCGGTCGGTGCTGCACCGGGTATTTCCCTCGGAACTGTAATTACCATTATTGCCTCATTTATTTTCAGCGGTGATTACGGAAGAGTTACCGACTTTATCAAACTGCAGCTGCCGGATCGGATCAAGCAGATCATACCGGGTCTCAACACATCGATGAAGACCTCTCTGGGCAAGCTGTTTCGCGCCTATCTGCTGATTATTCTGATTACGTTTACCGAACTGACTATAGGATTGACGATTCTCGGGGAACCATATGCTATCGCCATCGCTGCAATCACCGCATTTATCGATATTCTGCCCGTCTTCGGCACCGGCTTTATACTCTGGCCGTGGGCGGTAATTTCACTGATCAACGGACGATATCTTTTCGCACTCGGTCTGATGATTCTTTACTTTGTGATTTTAATTATACGCCAAATCATTGAACCCAAACTGGTCGGACAGTCCATCGAAGTCCACCCGATCGTCACGCTGATGGCAATGTATATCGGCGCCAAGATCATGGGCGGTATCGGATTTTTCGTGTTTCCGATCTCGATTGTCATCATCAAAAATCTACAGGACAACGGTTATATCTCGCTGTGGAAACCGTTGCCGAAATCCGATTCACTACTTGAAAAGATCGGCAAAAGGAGAACGAAGAAGCCACCGATTAAACCGGAGGACGGTGACAAAAACCAATGA
- the mtaB gene encoding tRNA (N(6)-L-threonylcarbamoyladenosine(37)-C(2))-methylthiotransferase MtaB: MNILIATLGCKVNQSESQAVGELFSRGGHLVLSQHSKTTPDVCIVNSCAVTMESEHKSRQALSKMRRTYPNAVIVLCGCMPQVAENSASYDADIIVGSKGRKEIPVLVERFLKDKKKIVQINPHLPNDAFEALSPVCFEHKTRAFLKIEDGCDRFCSYCIIPYARGRVRSMPLDEISEHVKNLIAAGHREIVLTGINLAAYGQDLDCTLADAVKETAKAGTERIRLGSVEADLMRDDFLQTLADIPQFCPQFHLSLQSGSDTVLTRMNRHYTTEQYYQLTRKLKTLFQNPSFTTDIMVGFPGETDEEFSESIHFVQKVGFSRLHVFAYSARPGTPAAKMPQIAPDIKKQRATYMAEIGDKLAADFAASQIGQTFSVLFETVKNNKYFGRAENYTPVVVESKNDLRKQILPVFVTVSEGETCIGTVIL, from the coding sequence ATGAATATTTTAATTGCCACTTTGGGCTGTAAAGTGAATCAGAGTGAAAGTCAGGCCGTCGGGGAGCTATTCTCTCGTGGCGGCCATTTGGTTTTATCACAGCATTCTAAAACAACACCCGACGTCTGCATCGTGAATTCCTGCGCCGTCACCATGGAAAGCGAGCATAAGAGCCGTCAGGCGCTTTCCAAAATGCGCAGAACTTATCCGAATGCCGTCATTGTATTATGCGGGTGCATGCCGCAGGTGGCAGAAAACTCCGCTTCCTATGACGCCGACATCATTGTCGGTTCCAAGGGACGCAAAGAGATTCCGGTGCTTGTCGAACGCTTTTTAAAGGATAAAAAGAAAATCGTTCAAATCAATCCGCATCTCCCGAACGATGCTTTTGAAGCGCTCTCCCCTGTCTGTTTTGAGCATAAAACCCGTGCATTTTTAAAAATCGAGGACGGATGCGATCGGTTTTGCTCCTACTGCATCATTCCCTATGCCCGCGGACGGGTCCGCTCGATGCCTCTTGATGAAATCAGCGAACATGTGAAAAATCTTATCGCTGCGGGACACCGGGAAATTGTTTTGACCGGAATCAATCTCGCGGCTTACGGACAGGATCTGGACTGCACGCTTGCCGACGCCGTAAAAGAAACGGCCAAGGCCGGAACCGAACGGATCCGACTGGGCTCGGTCGAGGCTGACTTGATGCGCGACGATTTTTTACAGACGCTTGCGGATATTCCGCAGTTCTGCCCGCAGTTTCATCTGTCGCTTCAAAGCGGCAGCGACACGGTGCTTACGCGCATGAACCGCCATTACACGACCGAGCAATATTATCAGCTCACCCGAAAGCTTAAGACGTTGTTTCAAAACCCCTCGTTTACGACCGATATCATGGTCGGATTTCCCGGCGAAACGGACGAGGAATTTTCCGAGAGCATTCATTTTGTGCAGAAGGTCGGCTTTTCCAGGCTGCACGTCTTTGCCTATTCCGCAAGACCCGGTACACCCGCCGCAAAGATGCCGCAGATAGCGCCGGATATTAAAAAGCAGCGTGCGACTTATATGGCCGAAATCGGAGACAAACTGGCTGCCGATTTTGCCGCTTCACAAATCGGACAAACCTTTTCGGTGCTGTTCGAAACCGTAAAAAACAACAAATACTTCGGCAGAGCCGAAAATTATACCCCCGTTGTGGTTGAGAGTAAAAACGACCTCCGAAAACAGATTTTACCCGTGTTTGTTACTGTAAGCGAGGGCGAAACCTGTATCGGAACGGTAATTTTATAA